A single window of Pelagicoccus enzymogenes DNA harbors:
- a CDS encoding hybrid sensor histidine kinase/response regulator, translated as MNRDRSRFLLAAASGVLAGAVVLLVRPEVDWTSVFLPLFVSLIALLASSFKDASSNLSSSPAGNLSNPYQVAFSAAGVAGLLWNLKLDEIRCDNVVFKILGFEHEGETISAERFRQALHLEDRAAFKLAFEHAKSGRRRSPMDCRFVKPGGGVVWVELTLCPVLDEQGHLQIAGAITEVTERKRTESLLDRGVAYMEAILENTKNIVFSIDADYRLTVFNSRFRANMRAAFGKRIHAGDSVFEISPSDIAPTWKPRFARALAGESFQIEEGFNIKGSRFYFHISLRPIRESGRVVGATVYSRNITQQKLREREWVEAKEKAEESDRLKSAFLANMSHEIRTPLNAVMGFAQLLKTGEGTEAEREKFLDIILSNGDHLLRILGDIIELAQIESNQLRVEPVMFDLHMMLTETYSAFHDRIQGADGSSVELVMDNQLQGTEFVLCDETRLKQIVYNLISNSIKFTAEGSIHVGYDRGEEGMLEFYVADTGSGVPESMRERIFKRFRQGESQAGKRNDGVGLGLSICQGLVSLLGGRIWIEANHPHGAVFRFTIRDLSHGAGNGDVSAGKSNVHGNSDQSLQRKIQEGSKVLVAEDDDMNFQVVDEILRKEKLVSIRAVNGEDAVSAVERDLEIKLVVMDISMPVLNGLEATRLIKQRRPDLPVIAHTAHAMQSDLDRALQAGCSDCLVKPINIERFKQLIARYV; from the coding sequence TTGAACCGAGACCGAAGTCGTTTCCTGCTAGCAGCTGCAAGCGGTGTGTTGGCTGGCGCGGTCGTTTTGCTGGTGAGACCGGAAGTAGATTGGACCTCGGTTTTCCTTCCCTTGTTCGTGTCTCTGATCGCTCTTCTTGCGTCCTCCTTCAAAGACGCGAGTTCAAACTTATCGTCCTCGCCTGCTGGAAATTTGTCGAATCCCTATCAGGTCGCCTTTTCTGCGGCTGGGGTAGCAGGCTTGCTGTGGAACCTCAAACTGGACGAAATCCGTTGCGACAATGTTGTATTCAAAATATTGGGATTCGAGCACGAGGGAGAGACCATCTCAGCCGAACGTTTTAGGCAGGCTCTTCACTTGGAGGACAGAGCCGCTTTCAAGCTAGCTTTCGAACACGCTAAGTCGGGCCGTCGTCGTAGCCCTATGGACTGTCGCTTCGTAAAGCCAGGAGGAGGGGTCGTTTGGGTTGAACTAACCTTATGCCCTGTATTAGACGAGCAAGGACACCTGCAAATAGCGGGAGCAATCACGGAGGTTACCGAGCGAAAGCGTACGGAATCCTTGCTTGATAGAGGCGTAGCTTACATGGAAGCCATTCTGGAGAATACCAAGAACATCGTATTCTCGATCGACGCGGACTATCGCTTAACGGTCTTTAACTCGAGGTTTCGAGCTAACATGCGGGCTGCGTTCGGAAAACGAATACACGCAGGGGACAGTGTTTTCGAGATATCGCCTAGCGATATCGCTCCAACCTGGAAACCCCGCTTCGCGAGAGCTTTGGCAGGTGAATCTTTCCAGATCGAGGAAGGCTTTAACATCAAAGGAAGTCGCTTCTATTTTCACATTTCCCTCAGGCCCATTCGAGAAAGCGGTCGTGTTGTGGGAGCCACTGTCTACAGCAGAAATATTACCCAGCAAAAGCTGCGAGAGAGGGAGTGGGTTGAAGCAAAGGAAAAAGCCGAAGAAAGCGACCGGCTGAAATCTGCCTTCTTGGCGAATATGTCACACGAAATTCGCACGCCTCTGAATGCCGTCATGGGATTTGCGCAACTCCTGAAAACTGGCGAAGGCACCGAAGCGGAACGCGAGAAGTTCTTGGATATCATTCTGTCCAATGGCGACCACCTCCTGCGAATCTTGGGTGACATCATCGAACTCGCCCAAATCGAATCGAACCAGTTGAGAGTGGAGCCCGTGATGTTTGACCTGCATATGATGCTCACGGAAACGTATTCAGCTTTTCATGATCGGATCCAGGGTGCCGACGGAAGCTCGGTTGAGCTTGTAATGGATAATCAATTACAAGGAACGGAGTTCGTCCTTTGCGACGAAACCCGCCTCAAGCAAATTGTTTACAATCTTATTTCGAATTCCATCAAGTTTACTGCAGAGGGAAGCATTCACGTTGGTTACGATCGGGGGGAAGAGGGAATGCTGGAGTTCTACGTCGCCGACACCGGGTCTGGGGTGCCGGAATCGATGCGTGAACGGATTTTCAAGCGCTTCCGGCAGGGCGAGTCGCAAGCAGGCAAGCGCAATGACGGTGTCGGGCTGGGCTTGTCCATCTGCCAAGGCTTAGTTTCGCTATTGGGCGGAAGGATTTGGATAGAGGCGAACCATCCTCATGGGGCCGTATTTCGCTTCACGATTCGAGACCTTTCGCATGGTGCGGGCAATGGGGATGTCTCGGCAGGGAAGAGCAATGTCCACGGCAACTCCGATCAATCGCTCCAGCGAAAGATTCAAGAGGGCAGCAAAGTGCTCGTGGCGGAGGACGACGACATGAATTTTCAGGTGGTCGATGAAATCTTGCGCAAGGAGAAACTCGTTTCGATACGCGCGGTGAATGGGGAGGACGCAGTATCGGCAGTTGAACGCGACTTGGAGATAAAGCTGGTGGTGATGGATATCAGCATGCCAGTTCTCAATGGACTGGAAGCGACCCGGCTCATCAAGCAAAGGCGTCCAGATCTGCCGGTGATCGCCCACACTGCTCATGCGATGCAGAGCGATCTGGATCGAGCCTTGCAGGCAGGCTGCTCGGATTGTCTCGTGAAGCCCATCAATATCGAACGCTTTAAGCAATTGATCGCTAGGTACGTTTAG
- a CDS encoding amidase family protein translates to MPSQTKTIRDWQELALESPERATRTYFEQISKIPQDTQRRVFASLPSFEELLGGFEKAGSFPGAALAGAPYLLKDLYDYPGFPTTASSSFLPEVRPDPGEEAALSIALRSQGAVFAGKTHLNEFAYGLSGENLSFGDCPHPLFPERLSGGSSSGSAWAVKCGIAPVATGTDTAGSIRVPAAWCGLWGIRFAPDEWSSKGCFPLAPKFDTAGWMTATGQDMEQVIRAIVPLESTPPRPLRGLNLIDAIPKLSPMFRSRCSDTISKLGAEKDEEALAAYLSETSDSPFSYAVLQSQDAFEVHRLWIDEYRERYDPVVWQRLDRARHWSEAENERALKAERSTKRFFARCFESYDYIVLPATQSPAIPAAEHTDRFRNELLAITAPASVGRVPALTIPIGLENGETQGLQLLFRAPYSDVPLRLLEALG, encoded by the coding sequence ATGCCTTCCCAGACCAAAACTATCCGCGATTGGCAGGAACTCGCCCTCGAATCTCCGGAACGAGCGACTCGAACCTATTTCGAGCAAATATCGAAAATCCCGCAAGACACGCAGCGACGCGTTTTCGCTTCCCTGCCAAGCTTCGAGGAATTGCTGGGAGGTTTCGAAAAAGCCGGATCCTTTCCCGGAGCAGCTCTTGCTGGAGCGCCCTATCTCCTCAAGGACCTTTACGACTACCCGGGCTTTCCCACAACTGCTTCGTCGAGCTTCCTGCCTGAAGTTCGACCGGATCCCGGAGAAGAGGCGGCGCTTTCGATAGCGCTCAGGTCGCAAGGAGCGGTCTTCGCCGGCAAGACGCATCTCAACGAGTTCGCTTACGGGCTTTCTGGCGAGAATCTGAGCTTCGGCGATTGCCCGCACCCCCTGTTCCCAGAGCGCCTCAGCGGAGGCTCCAGCAGCGGTTCCGCATGGGCGGTCAAATGCGGGATTGCTCCGGTCGCGACCGGAACCGACACGGCAGGCTCGATCCGGGTGCCGGCTGCTTGGTGCGGCCTCTGGGGAATCCGATTCGCTCCGGACGAATGGTCGAGCAAGGGCTGCTTCCCGCTCGCCCCGAAATTTGATACGGCGGGATGGATGACCGCAACAGGGCAAGACATGGAGCAGGTCATTCGAGCGATTGTGCCGCTGGAGTCGACCCCGCCTCGCCCCCTCAGAGGCTTGAACCTGATAGACGCGATTCCGAAGCTGAGTCCGATGTTTCGGAGTCGCTGCTCGGACACGATATCAAAATTGGGAGCTGAAAAGGATGAGGAGGCTTTGGCGGCGTATCTCAGCGAAACCAGCGATTCTCCCTTCAGTTACGCGGTGCTGCAAAGCCAGGACGCTTTCGAGGTCCATAGGCTCTGGATCGACGAATACCGGGAGCGCTACGACCCCGTTGTGTGGCAACGCCTCGATCGAGCGCGGCACTGGAGCGAAGCTGAAAACGAGAGGGCCCTGAAAGCCGAACGTTCAACCAAACGCTTCTTCGCTCGCTGCTTCGAAAGCTACGACTACATCGTCCTGCCGGCGACGCAATCGCCCGCCATCCCAGCGGCGGAGCACACCGATCGTTTTCGCAACGAATTGCTCGCGATCACTGCCCCCGCGAGCGTGGGGCGCGTCCCGGCCCTCACAATTCCGATAGGGCTTGAGAACGGGGAGACGCAAGGTTTGCAGCTGCTCTTTCGAGCCCCCTACTCCGACGTTCCGCTACGCTTGCTGGAAGCCTTGGGCTAG
- a CDS encoding 3-deoxy-7-phosphoheptulonate synthase, translating to MNATILPEREAVPPAKSSSSTQSIQPPSKLRRDIPLSPTARETVAKGRREVSAILQGSDSKRMVVVCGPCSIDDVNAAHVYAERLLRLSASVREKLVIVMRTYFEKPRSVMGWKGLLYDPMTTGDRSPTTGISMARRFTARVNDAGLPCATEFLNPLLALYLEDSMAYGSIGSRTVESQIHRELASRLPMPMGMKNGMDSSVASAANAMQSARSAHSFFGQGIEGEPCLVETSGNRDAHLILRGGSGGPNFDAANVSRAVEAGRERGVQRPVVVDCSHGNSQKDHRRQSQVLRSVIEQVERGQGGVAGVMLESYLVEGNQDSNRGNARRFGQSITDACINWKDTEYLVKSLADAL from the coding sequence ATGAACGCTACTATCTTACCTGAACGAGAAGCTGTTCCGCCTGCGAAATCGAGCAGCTCGACTCAAAGCATCCAACCGCCCTCGAAGCTTCGTCGCGATATTCCGCTCTCGCCAACGGCTAGAGAGACCGTTGCGAAAGGGCGTCGAGAGGTCTCAGCCATCCTGCAAGGGAGCGACTCGAAGCGGATGGTCGTGGTCTGTGGTCCTTGTTCGATCGACGATGTGAACGCAGCCCATGTCTATGCTGAACGATTGTTACGCCTTTCCGCCAGCGTGCGGGAAAAACTGGTCATCGTGATGCGGACCTATTTCGAGAAGCCCCGCAGCGTTATGGGATGGAAGGGCTTGCTCTACGATCCAATGACAACAGGGGATCGCAGCCCGACCACTGGCATTTCGATGGCTCGCCGCTTCACCGCTCGCGTGAACGACGCAGGCCTCCCTTGCGCGACTGAATTCCTGAATCCATTACTGGCGCTCTACCTTGAGGACAGCATGGCATACGGTTCGATCGGCTCCCGAACTGTAGAAAGCCAAATCCATCGCGAACTAGCGAGTCGCTTGCCCATGCCCATGGGCATGAAAAACGGGATGGACAGCAGCGTCGCGTCAGCTGCGAATGCGATGCAGTCTGCTCGGTCTGCGCACTCGTTCTTCGGACAAGGCATCGAGGGAGAGCCCTGCCTCGTAGAGACGAGTGGCAATAGGGACGCGCATTTGATTTTGAGGGGCGGGTCCGGCGGACCGAACTTCGACGCAGCAAACGTCTCGCGGGCGGTAGAGGCTGGCAGGGAACGTGGAGTGCAAAGGCCGGTCGTGGTCGACTGCTCGCATGGTAACTCGCAGAAGGACCATCGCCGCCAGTCGCAGGTTTTGCGATCGGTCATAGAGCAGGTGGAGCGAGGGCAAGGCGGAGTGGCTGGGGTGATGCTGGAGAGCTACCTGGTGGAGGGGAATCAAGATTCGAATAGAGGAAATGCACGGCGTTTCGGCCAGTCTATTACGGATGCTTGTATCAACTGGAAGGATACTGAATACCTAGTGAAAAGCTTGGCGGACGCGCTCTGA
- a CDS encoding UDP-3-O-acyl-N-acetylglucosamine deacetylase — protein sequence MTATQNDGLGRILEGSAQALAQAKAEFEATPIDQDWSADLPAPRLARARTIARPVEVSAPGTFSKNSIRTLRLEPTDLSGWWLERCDIPDSRPIKVSIRNVWTTGEIVSNIVLRSGSVHNYVRLVEHIIALKAGMDVDNLLIKLDSGDPPLFNAGSKELVEAINSAGRKELATPVRYFTVKERVSLLTPHNGLLQIDPAEEGSLRLDIDCVRNFPNAIGQQRIRFVNNERSFLHGSTARTNTTARQKLLVTTFGKLFPESRNLGYNSKNVLIAGKRRYSNEPTHMHEGKSLEAAWHRAVLDLLAALALIDEGRFVGKIIDYKGGHYPDVEMVKLLYAYDLLKEV from the coding sequence ATGACAGCCACGCAAAACGACGGTTTAGGACGGATACTCGAGGGAAGCGCCCAGGCGCTTGCCCAAGCGAAGGCTGAATTCGAAGCGACGCCGATCGACCAGGATTGGTCCGCCGATCTTCCGGCGCCGCGCCTTGCGCGCGCCAGAACGATTGCCCGTCCCGTCGAGGTCAGCGCTCCAGGAACGTTTTCCAAAAACTCGATCCGTACCCTCAGGCTGGAGCCGACAGACCTTTCAGGATGGTGGCTGGAACGTTGCGACATTCCAGACTCCCGCCCAATCAAGGTATCGATACGCAACGTATGGACCACCGGCGAAATCGTGAGCAACATTGTGCTGCGTTCGGGTTCGGTCCACAACTACGTGAGACTGGTGGAGCACATCATCGCCCTCAAGGCAGGCATGGACGTGGACAACCTCCTGATCAAGCTGGACTCAGGGGACCCGCCGCTCTTCAACGCTGGGAGCAAGGAACTAGTAGAGGCGATCAATTCCGCGGGCCGCAAGGAACTGGCAACGCCGGTTCGCTATTTCACGGTAAAGGAGCGCGTGTCCTTGCTGACGCCCCACAACGGATTGCTGCAAATAGACCCGGCAGAGGAGGGCAGCCTGCGCCTTGACATCGACTGCGTGCGCAACTTCCCCAACGCCATCGGGCAGCAGCGCATACGCTTCGTTAACAACGAGCGGTCCTTCCTTCACGGTTCAACGGCCCGCACGAATACGACCGCGAGACAGAAATTGCTGGTTACCACTTTCGGGAAGCTGTTCCCTGAGTCGCGAAACCTTGGATACAACAGCAAGAACGTTCTGATCGCTGGCAAGAGGCGTTACAGCAACGAGCCTACCCACATGCACGAAGGCAAGTCGTTGGAGGCTGCCTGGCACCGTGCAGTACTCGATTTGCTGGCGGCTTTGGCCTTGATCGACGAAGGGCGATTTGTCGGAAAGATCATTGACTACAAGGGCGGCCACTATCCTGACGTCGAAATGGTGAAGCTGCTCTATGCCTACGACTTGCTGAAGGAAGTCTAG
- a CDS encoding Ig-like domain-containing protein translates to MQLTSSRLNPTSAKWRRLLACLATFSLSAAAFADDVVLTWSDNSDNEDGFNIERAAGDGVFETIAQVGADVQTYTDATAVEGVDYQYRVNAYNAFGYSGYTNVASHYINVAPTITAVQDFAVEENQTTDPISFSVSDFETASGDLTLAVSSSNPDLVDVAGVEIEGSGAEKSFRLTPSFNTAGESTITVTVSDGEDSNSISFLFSVNAYVFPSLQLAVESIAAQPRAGESFLVTATASDASDVTSVSYWIGDELLETVTSSPFEATLAISEAGSYTLTAVATIDGRAQTVTADQTLWVGAAPVDSSIVDSLATLSVEESTTAGSAGYDLASDTFTLEDQSGLIWGSSDSHRYYYLRASGDVAVEAQISALDTSASGTVAGLMLRSALYGKSPQASLLLNGDNALSVRTRATRGASTEERSLGSSFSATPWLRIEKTGSTIRYYGKASLSDSWSLVGSDSLDLGEEVFLGFALAGGSASGLVAAEFQQANFSGQILTMGEDAVKPSIPSGLLISSLAN, encoded by the coding sequence ATGCAACTCACGAGCTCTCGACTCAATCCCACCTCTGCCAAATGGCGTCGGCTTCTTGCCTGCTTGGCGACTTTTTCTCTTAGCGCAGCGGCCTTCGCTGACGACGTTGTCCTCACCTGGAGCGACAACTCGGACAACGAAGACGGCTTCAACATCGAGCGGGCTGCCGGCGACGGCGTATTCGAAACGATTGCCCAGGTCGGAGCTGACGTGCAGACCTACACGGACGCCACGGCCGTCGAAGGCGTCGACTACCAATATCGAGTGAACGCCTACAATGCGTTTGGTTACTCGGGCTACACGAACGTGGCGAGCCACTATATCAATGTAGCGCCGACGATCACTGCTGTGCAGGACTTTGCCGTAGAGGAAAACCAGACGACGGATCCGATCTCTTTCTCGGTGAGCGACTTTGAAACTGCCAGCGGGGATTTGACCCTTGCAGTATCCAGCAGCAATCCGGATTTGGTCGACGTCGCTGGCGTCGAAATCGAAGGCAGCGGTGCCGAAAAAAGCTTCAGGCTGACCCCCTCATTCAACACCGCTGGCGAAAGTACAATCACTGTTACGGTCTCGGACGGAGAGGACAGCAACAGCATCTCCTTCTTGTTCTCCGTCAACGCTTACGTATTCCCAAGCCTGCAACTGGCGGTCGAAAGCATTGCCGCTCAGCCGCGGGCGGGAGAAAGCTTCCTCGTCACGGCCACTGCGTCCGACGCTTCCGACGTCACTTCAGTGAGCTATTGGATCGGTGACGAGTTGTTGGAAACAGTCACCTCATCTCCCTTCGAGGCGACTTTGGCGATATCGGAAGCGGGCAGCTACACGCTCACTGCGGTCGCGACAATTGACGGGCGGGCGCAAACCGTTACCGCTGACCAAACCTTGTGGGTTGGGGCGGCACCGGTGGACTCCAGCATCGTGGACAGCTTGGCGACCCTTTCTGTCGAAGAATCCACAACGGCAGGTTCCGCGGGCTACGATCTCGCCAGCGACACCTTCACGCTCGAGGACCAAAGCGGATTGATCTGGGGAAGCTCCGACTCGCACCGCTACTATTACCTGAGAGCCAGTGGCGATGTGGCAGTGGAAGCGCAAATTTCGGCACTCGACACCTCAGCCAGCGGCACGGTGGCTGGTTTGATGCTCCGCTCTGCGCTCTACGGCAAGTCCCCGCAGGCCTCGCTGCTATTGAATGGCGACAACGCCTTGAGCGTGCGTACACGAGCCACTCGCGGCGCATCTACCGAAGAGCGGTCCCTCGGTTCCAGCTTCTCCGCTACGCCATGGCTGCGGATCGAAAAAACGGGCTCCACCATACGCTACTACGGCAAAGCGTCCCTTTCTGACTCCTGGAGCCTAGTGGGAAGCGACAGCCTAGACCTAGGGGAAGAGGTGTTTCTGGGCTTCGCCCTAGCGGGCGGCTCCGCCTCGGGCTTGGTGGCAGCGGAGTTTCAGCAAGCGAACTTCAGCGGTCAGATACTGACGATGGGCGAGGATGCAGTAAAGCCGAGCATACCGAGCGGCCTGCTCATCTCAAGCCTGGCAAACTAG
- a CDS encoding rhodanese-like domain-containing protein, with protein sequence MPRFLVFLLSLGLFAALAKADVEQASPQRFSSLIQQDNVILVDVRTQAEADSEKLAGAQVIDFYASDFAERIQELPRDKTLLLYCRSGNRSGKTAAFLRSKGFAKLVNLEGGIIAWKAARLPVVSSE encoded by the coding sequence ATGCCACGCTTCCTCGTTTTCCTACTGTCCCTAGGCCTTTTCGCTGCGCTCGCGAAGGCCGATGTCGAACAGGCAAGCCCACAACGCTTTTCATCCCTGATCCAGCAAGACAACGTGATTTTGGTCGATGTCAGGACTCAGGCTGAGGCCGATAGCGAGAAGCTGGCAGGCGCCCAAGTGATTGACTTCTACGCTAGCGACTTTGCGGAACGCATCCAAGAGCTCCCAAGGGACAAGACCCTGCTGCTTTACTGCCGCTCCGGAAACCGCAGCGGAAAAACGGCAGCTTTTTTGCGCTCGAAAGGCTTTGCGAAGCTAGTGAACCTGGAGGGCGGTATCATCGCTTGGAAAGCGGCTCGCTTGCCGGTCGTTTCCTCAGAATAG
- a CDS encoding BPSL1445 family SYLF domain-containing lipoprotein yields the protein MKKLICLTLVSFLFSTPSVFAAKKKVLDAKIDQAIEEFYEHTSAGKKLAEDAAGMLVFPTVGKAGFGVGGEYGEGALFVNGKRVQYYSTASASIGFQIGVQSRSQIILFLEKSALKKFRESDGWEVGVDGSVAIANIGAGGEIDSKTLDEPVVAFVFGNKGLMYNLSLEGSKLTKIVKD from the coding sequence ATGAAGAAACTCATTTGCTTGACGCTCGTTTCATTCCTTTTTTCCACGCCTTCCGTCTTCGCCGCGAAGAAGAAGGTGCTCGATGCGAAAATCGACCAGGCTATCGAAGAATTCTACGAACACACCAGCGCCGGCAAGAAATTGGCCGAAGATGCAGCTGGCATGCTTGTTTTCCCGACCGTGGGAAAAGCGGGCTTTGGCGTAGGCGGCGAGTACGGGGAAGGAGCCCTTTTCGTAAACGGCAAGCGCGTCCAGTACTACAGTACGGCCAGCGCCTCCATTGGATTCCAAATTGGGGTGCAGAGCCGCTCTCAAATCATCCTGTTTTTGGAAAAGTCGGCGCTCAAAAAATTCCGTGAAAGCGACGGCTGGGAAGTAGGAGTCGATGGAAGCGTCGCGATCGCCAATATCGGAGCCGGCGGAGAAATTGACTCCAAGACTCTGGACGAGCCCGTCGTTGCCTTCGTCTTCGGCAACAAGGGGCTGATGTACAACTTGTCGCTTGAAGGCTCAAAATTGACGAAGATCGTCAAAGACTAG
- a CDS encoding glycoside hydrolase family 130 protein produces the protein MSKNSNRNTIIGSALPNLPWEERPDTCKDPVWRFSQNPIIGWNPIPSGARAYNSAVVPYGDGFVGVFRIDDKSGRAGLHFGKSDDAIRWELEDKRIDWVDESGKPNPNSYAYDPRVVLIEGTYYITWCDDLKGASIGMGYTKDFKTFVKVENPLMPFNRNGVLFPRKIGGEYVLLSRPSDSAHTPFGDIFLSHSPDLTYWGKHRHVMAAGGSGWWQGTKVGAGPIPIETTEGWLLFYHGVSNTCNGFVYSIGAALLDLEDPSKVLYRSRGYLLTPEKEYETSGFVPNVAFPCATMYDAPSGKIAIYYGAADTYSAIAFTQVDELISYIKNDSEV, from the coding sequence ATGAGCAAAAACTCAAATCGAAATACCATTATCGGCAGCGCTCTTCCGAACCTGCCCTGGGAGGAACGACCTGATACCTGCAAGGATCCGGTCTGGCGATTCAGCCAGAATCCAATTATCGGTTGGAACCCAATTCCAAGCGGAGCTCGCGCCTACAACAGCGCTGTGGTTCCCTATGGCGATGGCTTTGTGGGAGTCTTTCGCATCGACGACAAGAGCGGGCGAGCAGGACTGCACTTCGGCAAGAGCGACGATGCGATTCGTTGGGAACTAGAGGACAAGCGCATTGATTGGGTAGACGAATCTGGCAAGCCGAACCCCAATTCCTACGCATACGATCCACGTGTCGTTCTCATCGAAGGCACATACTATATTACTTGGTGCGACGATCTGAAGGGCGCGTCTATAGGGATGGGATATACCAAGGACTTCAAAACCTTCGTGAAGGTGGAGAACCCGCTCATGCCCTTCAATCGAAACGGAGTGTTGTTCCCACGCAAGATCGGCGGCGAATACGTTCTCCTCAGCCGGCCTTCCGACAGCGCACACACGCCCTTCGGCGACATTTTCCTGAGCCATTCCCCGGACCTCACCTACTGGGGCAAGCATCGGCACGTGATGGCTGCAGGCGGTTCAGGCTGGTGGCAGGGAACCAAAGTCGGAGCTGGCCCAATCCCGATCGAAACGACCGAAGGCTGGCTGCTTTTTTACCACGGCGTATCCAACACTTGCAATGGATTCGTCTACAGCATCGGCGCTGCCTTGCTCGACCTGGAGGATCCCTCAAAGGTTCTATACCGATCCCGCGGATATCTGCTGACTCCAGAAAAGGAATACGAAACAAGCGGTTTCGTTCCTAACGTCGCCTTTCCGTGCGCCACCATGTACGATGCTCCAAGCGGTAAGATCGCGATCTACTACGGGGCCGCAGACACCTACAGCGCCATCGCCTTCACTCAAGTCGACGAGCTGATCTCATATATCAAGAACGACTCCGAAGTTTAG